GATAAAATGCAGCTATTTGTGAATAAATTTTTTGCATTATTTGTTATTATCGTATCGTTTATCGCTTTCTATTTTCCGGATTATTTTATTTGGATTACAGAATACATAGCTGTTTTGTTAGGGATCGTTATGTTTGGCATGGGATTAACCATGAAAGTCTCCGATTTTGTGATCGTTGTTAAAAAACCCCTTTCTGTGTGTCTAGGAGTATTAGCCCAATTTATTATTATGCCAATTGCAGCCTTTAGTCTAGCTGTTATTTTGCAGCTGCCGCCGGAACTAGCAGCTGGATTAGTGCTTGTAGGGGCTTGTCCGGGCGGAACTGCTTCAAATGTAATGGTTTATCTTGCAAAAGGAGATATTGCGGTGTCTGTAGCAATGACGTCTGTATCTACGATGCTGGCGCCGATTTTAACGCCATTTATATTAATGTTATTAGCTAATGAATGGCTGCCCGTTGAGGCAGGTTCTATGTTTATTTCAATCATTCAAGTTATTATTATTCCAATATCTTTGGGACTATTAGTGAACAGTTTTTTTCCTAGAGCAGTTACGCGCAGTGTAAGATTTTTGCCTGTGATTTCAGTTGCAGCTATTATTGCTATTGTGGGAGCAGTAATCGCGGCGAATAAAGAAAATATTTTATCAACTGGTGTTCTCGTAATGATTGCGGTTATTTTACACAACAGCTTTGGCTTATTACTCGGCTACGCAGCTGCAAAAATATCTGGGTTGGATGAAACAAAGCGAAGAGCTGTGGCGCTTGAAGTAGGTATGCAAAATTCGGCTTTAGGCACACAGCTTGCCACTGCGCATTTTACGCCGCTGGCAGCTCTTCCAAGTGCAGTTTTTTCTGTATGGCACAATATTTCAGGTCCTATTTTAGTAGGGTGGTGGAACAAAAAAGATCAATCATAAAATCAGCCCTCCTTTCAGGTTGAAAGGGGGCTGTACTAATTTCTATAGAGGATAATATAAAGGCAGCTGCCCTTTTGTTTTTACCTTTATAATCTTTTAACGAGAAAAAACAGGGGATTTAGAAACCTTCCATATTTCTGAAGCGTATTCATGAATCGTTCGGTCACTGGAAAATTTCCCTGAATGAGCAATATTTGTAATACTCATTTTCATCCATTTTTGTTGATTGCGATATGTTTGGTCGACAAATTCCTGCATTTCTTCGTAGCTATTGAAATCTTTCAGAACAAAAAATTCATCATTATGAGATAGTAAATTATAGTAAATATCTTTAAAGTCTTTTTCATCATTACCAAAAAAGCCATCGTGCAATTGATTTAAAATGGATTGTAAACGTTCGTCAGTTTGATACAAGTCTTGGGCATTATACCCGCCGTGGTGATAAAAATGAAGGACTTCGTCTGAAGTGAGGCCAAATGTAAATATATTGTTTTCGCCAACCATATCTTTTATTTCAATGTTGGCCCCATCTAGCGTTCCGAGGGTAAGTGCTCCGTTCATCATCATCTTCATGTTGCCTGTGCCAGATGCTTCTTTACTGGCAGTGGAGATCTGCTCACTAACATCAGCAGCAGGAATTATTTTTTCAGCTAGTGTTATATTATAGTTTTCTAAAAATACGACCTTTAGTTTATTTTGAATCGTATCGTCATTATTAATGATATCAGCAGCAGAAAGGATGAAACGAATAACTTGTTTGGCGAAATAATAGCCTGGAGCGGCCTTGGCTCCAAAAATAAACGTACGCGGAATGATATCAAGGTCCGGGTTTTCTTTTAGAGTATTGTACAAGTAAATAATATGAAATATATTTAGCAGCTGACGCTTATAGCCGTGCAATCGTTTAATATGAACATCGAAAATAGACTGGTCATTAACGATTAATCCAGTTTGAGCTTTGATGATACGGGCGAGCCTTTGTTTATTATATGTTTTTACTTCTTTTGCTTTTAACTGAAAGGATGGATCTTCTGCATAGCGTATAAGCTTAATTAAATCTTTAGGACGTTCCTTCCATTGATTTCCGATTGCAGACGTAATTAAACGGGAAAGTTCAGGATTTATTTGCAGCAGCCACCTTCTATGAGTAATACCATTTGTTTTGTTATTAAATTTTGCTGGATACAGTCGATAAAAATGTTTCATTTCTTTATTTTTTAGAATATCAGTATGGATTTTAGCAACACCGTTTACACTGTGGCTCCCAACAATTGCTAAATGAGCCATTTTTATTTGTCCATAACTGATGATGGCAAGTTCAGGGATTTCATTTCTAAATTGTTTGTGGTCAAACCAAATATTTTGGCAAAACCTTTCGTTTATTTCTTCTACAATCATGTAAATTCTTGGCAGCAGGGAAGAAAACAAGTCCACTGGCCAAGTCTCTAGTGCTTCACTAAGGGTGGTGTGGTTCGTATAGGCCACTGTTTGGGTCGTAATAGACCAGGCTTGCTCCCAGCCCATCTCTTCTTCATCCATTAATAATCTCATTAATTCGGGAACTACCAAACTAGGATGAGTGTCATTGATTTGAATAGCCACTTTGCTCGAAAACTCTGATAACGATTTAAAATAATTGGTTTTAAATGAGCGAATAATACTTTGAAGTCCTGCAGATACGAGAAAGTACTGCTGTTTCAATCGAAGTTTTTTTCCTTCAAAATGAGAATCATCAGGATAAAGAAACTCAGATATTTGCTCAATGGAACGTTTATATTCTAGATAATCGTTATATTGTGGAAGTTCATTTTGAGAATAAGCTGCTGCATCAATTGATGATTCGGCGCTCCATAATCTAAGTGTATTAACGGTTTGATTGTTATATCCAGTAATTGGTACATCAAACGGCACAGCCCTAACAGTTTCCGCGTTTTCGTAATAAAACTGCAGCCGTCCGTTTTCTTCTTTCATGTTAATAGTGCCGCCAAACTTCACTTCCACGCTCTCATCTGGTTTTCTATGTTCCCATACATAATCATCTTTTAGCCAATAATCTGGCAATTCAACTTGATTTCGGTTAATCAGCCTTTGTTCAAACAATCCGTATTTATAACGTATACCACATCCATGTCCGGGAATTTGCAAGGAAGCCATAGAATCTAAAAAACAAGCAGCCAGCCTCCCAAGTCCTCCGTTACCAAGTCCGGCATCGTGTTCACAAGCCAGCACCTCATCCAAAGTAAAGCCAAGCTTTTTCACTACTTTTTTTGCCGGCTCTAACATTTGAAGATTTAAGAGGTGTACTTTCATCAATTTTCCGAGTAGAAATTCCATTGAAAAATAATATACTTGTTTTTCGTTATTCTTGTCATAAAATTCCTGCGTTAATTTCCAATCCACATTTATTTTTTCGGTTAATATACAGCTTAGGGCAATAAATATATCTCTGTTTGATGCATCTTTAACAGAAATGCCTAGTTTTGTTTCGAGATGGCTGTTTATGGCTTCTTGTATCTCTTTCTCTTTCATAAATCCACTCCCTTGTTGGTGCATTTAAGAAAATCAAAGCTCTTCATACATGGAAAGGTATTTTTTTGCAGATTGATGCCAGCTGGTAGAGGAGGCGTAAATGTTATTTAAGATGTTATCCCACAGTTCTGGTGTGCGATATATGTTTAATGCATATTGGGTTGCATTAAACATATCGTGGGCATTGAAATTTGTAAATGAAAAACCGTTTCCTTCTTTCGTATATTCATTAAAAGGAACGACAGTGTCCCGCAGTCCTCCTGTTTCACGAACTATTGGCGCTGTTTCATATTGTAAAGCGATTAATTGACCAAGCCCGCACGGTTCAAATCTCGAAGGCATAAGAAAAAAGTCAGCACCAGCATAAATCCTTCGTGCGAGTGCTTCATTAAAAAAATTATAAAAAACAATCTGCTCTTTATGTTTATGTGCGGCCTCTAATAAAGTATCTTCAATAGATCCATCGCCAGTACCTAAAATAATAAGCTGCACATCTTCTTGCAATATTTCATCAAGCATACAGGTGACAAGAGAAAGCCCCTTTTGTTCAACTAGCCTTGAAATAATCCCTATAACAGGAGTTTCTGAAGAAACAGGCAGATTAGCTTCTTTCTGCAAAGCTTTTTTATTTTCTTTTTTGTCCTCTGAAGAATGGTAATAGTTTTTATGCAGGTTTGTATCTGTTTTGGGATTAAATTCAGAAGTATCTATTCCATTTACTACTCCATACAGTTTTTCATGGTGTTCACGCAGGAGAGGATCAAGACCCTCTCCATAATAACTGTATTGTATTTCTTTGGCATAAGAAGGACTCACTGTAGTTAAAAGGTCTGCGTGATAAATTCCAGCTTTCATGCAATTTAGCAATCCATCCCATTCCATTCCAAACATATGCTCAGAACCGATATTTAGCAGCTCATTGAACATATTAGCAGGCATAATACCCTGGTATTGAATATTATGGATAGTAAACACAGATTTAACGCCAGCAATAGGCTGCAAGATTTTCACAAATGCAGGAATTAAACCGGTCTGCCAGTCGTGACTATGAATAATATCTGGGGTAAAAGAAAGAAACGGCAGTGATTCGATAACTGCTCGACTAAAAAAAACAAACCGTTCCCCGTCATCGAAATACCCATAGGTACCTTTTCTGCCGAAGTAGTAGGAATTTTTAATAAAATAATAAGTAATGTTGTTATGACAAAGTTTATACAGAGAAGCTTCTTGATTACGCCAGCCAACAGGAACATTAAACGATGAAACAAGGTCTGTTTCTGATTGGTTAAGTTTTATATCTTCATAGAAAGGCAGTATAACATTGATATTACAATGTTGTTCATTTTGCAGTGCAGCAGGTAAAGAACCGATCACATCGGCCAGCCCTCCGGTTTTTATAAAGGGAGTGCATTCAGAGGCAGTAAATAAGATGTTCAACATAGCTCGCTCCTCTTAAATGATTAAATAGATGATCTCTTAGCAATAGCATAAGGTTGTTCTTTTGCACCAATAAGTGTCCGGGTTTTTGAAACTCTTACGTCTTTATCGATAATGACATCTTCGAGCACTGCTCCTTCTTCAATATGACAGCGCTGCATAATAATTGAATTTTTTATGGAAGCTCCGCTATCTACTTTTACTCCTCGAAATAAAATGCTGTTTTCTACCTCTCCTTTTATCACACATCCATTAGCAATTAAGGAGTTTTTGACTTCGATATGGCTGTTGTATTTAGCCGGAGGTTCATCTTTTACTTTGGTGTATATCAATTGATCGGTAAAAAACAGTTTTCGATAGTTTTCGGAATCTAAAAGTCTCATGTTATGTTTGTAGTAGCTTTCTAATGAATTAATAACCGATGAATAACCAGTATGATGATATGTCTGCACGTGCAGTTTTGAGAGATTGTCTTTAATGCCATCTTGAAAAAGGCTTGTTTTTCCTCGTGAAATGCATTCTTCTACTAAGTCTAAAAATAATTTTTTTCCAATTATATACACACCTGAATATACAGTAGGATTGGTTTTGTCATTCGTAAAAGCACTTACCCAGCCTTGCTCATCGTATTCTACTTTTAAGCAGTGGTTATGTTCATTTTCTAATACAGGAAATGTTTTTGTAATTAAGGTCACATCGGCTTCTGTTTGCAAATGATGGCGAAAAGCTTCACGAACGGAAATATTACTTATGAATTGGCTTCCGCTAATGCAAATATACTGAGGGTTGCCACGTGAAAAGAAATCCCGGTTGTTATGATAATGTTGAAGATCACCCTTAGATACATCACTAGGATCGTTCCAGTCTGGGGGTAAAATAAATAATCCGCCCCTTTTTCGATCAAGGTCCCATTCCGCTCCAGTCCCCAAATGGTCCATAAGCGAACGATATTTATTTCTTGTGAAAACAGCTATTTCTCGAATTCCTGCATTGGACATGTTAGAAAGTGTAAAGTCAATTAATCGGTAGCGTCCTGCAAAGGGCACTGCGGCACCGCATCTAAAATAAGTTAATTCTTGTAAAAAATCATATTCGGCATCAAGATTGACTACTCCCATCATTCCAGTCATATTTGTCCCCTTCCTAAATTAAAGCTGTTTAACATAAGTAAAATTTTCAAAGGAAGTTTCGTTATCTATTACAATTAATTTTTCATCGGCTTCTGGCTTTATTACACATCCATCCGGTAAGATTGTATTTTCTTTTACAATGGCTCGCTCTAATATAACATCCTTACCTACTTTCACTTTTGGCATAATAACAGAATCCGTTATGCATGATCCCATTTTTGTTTCCACACCGTAAAATAAAATGGAACGCTTAATATTCCCGAACACCTGGCATCCTTCATTAATGAGAGAACCTCTTACCGTTGCTTCAGGCCCAATATAATGAGGAGGTTGATTTGGATTTACTGAGTATATGCGCCAATGAGGATCATCAAGGCGAAGACAAGAGTCATCGTCTAACAAATCCATATTAGCTTCCCAATAGCTTTGAATGGTACCGACGTCTTTCCAATAGCCGTGGTATGGAAAAGCGAAAAGGTTACGATTGTCCTCGAGCATCGCAGGGATAATATCCTTTCCAAAATCGTGACTTGAAGCAGGGTTAGATGCATCCTGGACTAAGTATTGTCGTAGAACAGACCAGTTAAAGATGTAAATTCCCATCGAAGCTAAGTTGTTTTTGGCATTGGCTGGTTTTTCTTCGAAGTCCGTAATAGCTAAATGATTATTTGTGTTCATAATGCCAAAACGCGAAGTTTCTTTCCATGGTACTTCTATAACGGAAATAGAAGCTTCGGCTCCTGTTTCTTTGTGAAAATCAAGCATAGCCGAATAGTTCATTTTATAGATGTGATCACCTGAAATAACGAGCACAAATTCTGGATTATACTGATCTAGGAAATGTAAATTTTGAAATATAGCATCTGCGGTACCAGAATACCAGTCTCCGCCATCCTTTACTCGGTATGGAGGTAAAATACTAGTACCCCCATCGGTTCGGTCCATATCCCATGGCTGTCCTATACCCAGATGCCGATTAAGAGCAAGAGGGGCATACTGCGTTAAGACGCCCACTGTATCAATTCCAGAATTCGCACAATTACTTAAGGTGAAATCAATAATCCGGTATTTGCCGCCAAAGTAGACGCCAGGCTTTGCCATATCTTTTGTCAATAGGCCAAGTCTTTTTCCTTCTCCACCGGCTAAAAGCATGCCAACACATTCTTTTTTCATGTATGCGCCTCCTCTATATTTCATTCTTTTTTCACTTTTCTTAAAATACTAATAGCAAAAGGTGGAATTTTTAGTTGTATCGATTGGGCCTGATGGTGCCATGGAATTGGTGTAGAAAACAACACCTCCTCATTTATCTGTCCTGACCCTCCAAATTTACTATAGTCCGAGTTGAAAATTTCCACATAGGATCCGGGTTCCATCACCCCAACCTTAAAATTATACCGAACGACAGGAGTGAAATTGCATATTACAATAAGGAAATCTTCCTTTTTCAACCCGTGACGCATAAAAGCAAGTATACTTTGGTCATTGTTGTCAGCATCAATCCAAGTAAAACCTTCAGGGTCATAATCTTTTTTATATAAACAAGGATATTCTTTATAAAAGTGATTTAATACTTTTACATAGTACTGCATTTGCTCGTGAAGGGGGAATTGAAGAAGTACCCAATCAAGTTCTTCTTTGTCCTTCCATTCATCATATTGGGCTATTTCGCTGCCCATAAACATAAGTTTTTTTCCGGGATGTGTCATCATGTATCCAAATAATAAACGTAGCTGTGCAAACTGCTGCCATTGGTCTCCCGGCATTTTCTGTAAAAGAGACTTTTTCCCATGGACGACCTCATCATGAGAAAAAGGGAGAAGATAATTTTCTGAGTAAGTATACATTAATGAAAAGGTAAGTAATTCGTGGTGATGCTTGCGGTAAATTGGATCTATTTCCATGTATTTGAGGATATCGTTCATCCACCCCATGTTCCATTTAAAATTAAATCCTAAACCGCCATTGTGGACTGGTGCGCTCACAAACGGCCATTCTGAACTTTCTTCTGCCATCATGAGAGCGTGAGGGTAGTAATAAAAAACAGTTTCATTTAACTTTTTAAATAACGCAATTGCTTCAAGGTTTTCCTCTCCGCCGTAAGAATTAAAGACGGGTTCTTCATTATTATGCTTATCAAAATTTAAATACAGCATACTGGCTACAGCATCTATGCGCAGTCCGTCTACATGAAATTCTTCAAACCAAAAGATTGCGTTGGAAATTAAAAAACTTTGGACTTCTGGCCGGCCGAAATCAAATGTCAATGTTCCCCATGAGGTTTTTTCTGCTTTTCGCTGATCATAGTATTCGTATAAAGGTTTTCCATCAAATAACCTTAGGCCATGGTCATCTTTGCAAAAATGACCGGGAACCCAATCCATAATTACTCCTATGTTATTTTGGTGGCAAGTATTGACAAAATATTTAAAATCATCTGGAGTACCATATCTGCTGGTGATAGAAAAATAACCTGTGATTTGATAACCCCAAGAACCATCAAAAGGATGCTCTGAAAGCGGGAGAAGTTCAATATGGGTATAACCAAGTTCCTTTACATAAGGCACCAAAAGATCGGCTAACTCTTTATAGGAATAAAAGGTACCATCTTCCTTTTTTTTCCATGTGCCTGCGTGAAGTTCATAAATAAGAAGAGGGGAATGATAAGGATTATAATGTTTTTGGTTTTTCTGCCAATTATCATCTGTCCATTGATAATCGTTGTGGCTGTAAGTAATAGATGCGGTAGCAGGACGGACTTCTGCTTGAAAGCCATAAGGATCTGATTTAAGAATTTTTGATCCTCCAGCTGTTAAAATTTCATATTTGTAAGCAGTTCCATTTTTTATGTCAGGAATAAAACCTGCCCACAATCCTTCGTCGCTTACTTTTTTTAAAGGATGTTCAGATCCATTCCAGTAGTTAAATTCCCCTGCAACACTCACATTTTCAGCATGTGGAGCCCACACTGTAAAACGGTAGCCATACTTCCCGTCCAGCTTGAATGGATGAGCTCCAAGAAGATGATGACTATGAAACAGCGTGCCTTGGTGAAATAAATAAATATCATCTTCAAAAAATTGGTAAATTCCCATTATCCGCCCCCAAAAAAAGAAATAAATTAAGATATTATAATTGTTGACAGTGATAAATTTCTCCAAAGAAAAAAGAAACCCTTCAATTTTTTAAAAAATAATGGAAATTAATTAAACTAAGACTTTTACGCTAAATTCATAGAAACATTTCATAATTTATGGGCAACTAGTTTCAAAGTACAATTAAGACTGCAAATTTTTTAGGCGAAAAATAAAATCAAAGGAGAAAATTGTATTTAGGTTACGGGAAATTATCTCATTGGA
This DNA window, taken from Alteribacillus bidgolensis, encodes the following:
- a CDS encoding glucose-1-phosphate adenylyltransferase — translated: MKKECVGMLLAGGEGKRLGLLTKDMAKPGVYFGGKYRIIDFTLSNCANSGIDTVGVLTQYAPLALNRHLGIGQPWDMDRTDGGTSILPPYRVKDGGDWYSGTADAIFQNLHFLDQYNPEFVLVISGDHIYKMNYSAMLDFHKETGAEASISVIEVPWKETSRFGIMNTNNHLAITDFEEKPANAKNNLASMGIYIFNWSVLRQYLVQDASNPASSHDFGKDIIPAMLEDNRNLFAFPYHGYWKDVGTIQSYWEANMDLLDDDSCLRLDDPHWRIYSVNPNQPPHYIGPEATVRGSLINEGCQVFGNIKRSILFYGVETKMGSCITDSVIMPKVKVGKDVILERAIVKENTILPDGCVIKPEADEKLIVIDNETSFENFTYVKQL
- a CDS encoding bile acid:sodium symporter family protein — protein: MDKMQLFVNKFFALFVIIVSFIAFYFPDYFIWITEYIAVLLGIVMFGMGLTMKVSDFVIVVKKPLSVCLGVLAQFIIMPIAAFSLAVILQLPPELAAGLVLVGACPGGTASNVMVYLAKGDIAVSVAMTSVSTMLAPILTPFILMLLANEWLPVEAGSMFISIIQVIIIPISLGLLVNSFFPRAVTRSVRFLPVISVAAIIAIVGAVIAANKENILSTGVLVMIAVILHNSFGLLLGYAAAKISGLDETKRRAVALEVGMQNSALGTQLATAHFTPLAALPSAVFSVWHNISGPILVGWWNKKDQS
- a CDS encoding glycogen/starch/alpha-glucan phosphorylase, whose amino-acid sequence is MKEKEIQEAINSHLETKLGISVKDASNRDIFIALSCILTEKINVDWKLTQEFYDKNNEKQVYYFSMEFLLGKLMKVHLLNLQMLEPAKKVVKKLGFTLDEVLACEHDAGLGNGGLGRLAACFLDSMASLQIPGHGCGIRYKYGLFEQRLINRNQVELPDYWLKDDYVWEHRKPDESVEVKFGGTINMKEENGRLQFYYENAETVRAVPFDVPITGYNNQTVNTLRLWSAESSIDAAAYSQNELPQYNDYLEYKRSIEQISEFLYPDDSHFEGKKLRLKQQYFLVSAGLQSIIRSFKTNYFKSLSEFSSKVAIQINDTHPSLVVPELMRLLMDEEEMGWEQAWSITTQTVAYTNHTTLSEALETWPVDLFSSLLPRIYMIVEEINERFCQNIWFDHKQFRNEIPELAIISYGQIKMAHLAIVGSHSVNGVAKIHTDILKNKEMKHFYRLYPAKFNNKTNGITHRRWLLQINPELSRLITSAIGNQWKERPKDLIKLIRYAEDPSFQLKAKEVKTYNKQRLARIIKAQTGLIVNDQSIFDVHIKRLHGYKRQLLNIFHIIYLYNTLKENPDLDIIPRTFIFGAKAAPGYYFAKQVIRFILSAADIINNDDTIQNKLKVVFLENYNITLAEKIIPAADVSEQISTASKEASGTGNMKMMMNGALTLGTLDGANIEIKDMVGENNIFTFGLTSDEVLHFYHHGGYNAQDLYQTDERLQSILNQLHDGFFGNDEKDFKDIYYNLLSHNDEFFVLKDFNSYEEMQEFVDQTYRNQQKWMKMSITNIAHSGKFSSDRTIHEYASEIWKVSKSPVFSR
- the glgB gene encoding 1,4-alpha-glucan branching protein GlgB, whose translation is MGIYQFFEDDIYLFHQGTLFHSHHLLGAHPFKLDGKYGYRFTVWAPHAENVSVAGEFNYWNGSEHPLKKVSDEGLWAGFIPDIKNGTAYKYEILTAGGSKILKSDPYGFQAEVRPATASITYSHNDYQWTDDNWQKNQKHYNPYHSPLLIYELHAGTWKKKEDGTFYSYKELADLLVPYVKELGYTHIELLPLSEHPFDGSWGYQITGYFSITSRYGTPDDFKYFVNTCHQNNIGVIMDWVPGHFCKDDHGLRLFDGKPLYEYYDQRKAEKTSWGTLTFDFGRPEVQSFLISNAIFWFEEFHVDGLRIDAVASMLYLNFDKHNNEEPVFNSYGGEENLEAIALFKKLNETVFYYYPHALMMAEESSEWPFVSAPVHNGGLGFNFKWNMGWMNDILKYMEIDPIYRKHHHELLTFSLMYTYSENYLLPFSHDEVVHGKKSLLQKMPGDQWQQFAQLRLLFGYMMTHPGKKLMFMGSEIAQYDEWKDKEELDWVLLQFPLHEQMQYYVKVLNHFYKEYPCLYKKDYDPEGFTWIDADNNDQSILAFMRHGLKKEDFLIVICNFTPVVRYNFKVGVMEPGSYVEIFNSDYSKFGGSGQINEEVLFSTPIPWHHQAQSIQLKIPPFAISILRKVKKE
- the glgD gene encoding glucose-1-phosphate adenylyltransferase subunit GlgD — its product is MTGMMGVVNLDAEYDFLQELTYFRCGAAVPFAGRYRLIDFTLSNMSNAGIREIAVFTRNKYRSLMDHLGTGAEWDLDRKRGGLFILPPDWNDPSDVSKGDLQHYHNNRDFFSRGNPQYICISGSQFISNISVREAFRHHLQTEADVTLITKTFPVLENEHNHCLKVEYDEQGWVSAFTNDKTNPTVYSGVYIIGKKLFLDLVEECISRGKTSLFQDGIKDNLSKLHVQTYHHTGYSSVINSLESYYKHNMRLLDSENYRKLFFTDQLIYTKVKDEPPAKYNSHIEVKNSLIANGCVIKGEVENSILFRGVKVDSGASIKNSIIMQRCHIEEGAVLEDVIIDKDVRVSKTRTLIGAKEQPYAIAKRSSI
- a CDS encoding glycogen synthase, with translation MLNILFTASECTPFIKTGGLADVIGSLPAALQNEQHCNINVILPFYEDIKLNQSETDLVSSFNVPVGWRNQEASLYKLCHNNITYYFIKNSYYFGRKGTYGYFDDGERFVFFSRAVIESLPFLSFTPDIIHSHDWQTGLIPAFVKILQPIAGVKSVFTIHNIQYQGIMPANMFNELLNIGSEHMFGMEWDGLLNCMKAGIYHADLLTTVSPSYAKEIQYSYYGEGLDPLLREHHEKLYGVVNGIDTSEFNPKTDTNLHKNYYHSSEDKKENKKALQKEANLPVSSETPVIGIISRLVEQKGLSLVTCMLDEILQEDVQLIILGTGDGSIEDTLLEAAHKHKEQIVFYNFFNEALARRIYAGADFFLMPSRFEPCGLGQLIALQYETAPIVRETGGLRDTVVPFNEYTKEGNGFSFTNFNAHDMFNATQYALNIYRTPELWDNILNNIYASSTSWHQSAKKYLSMYEEL